A single region of the Neisseria zoodegmatis genome encodes:
- the mutL gene encoding DNA mismatch repair endonuclease MutL has protein sequence MNRIAALPDHLVNQIAAGEVVERPASALKEIVENSIDAGATAVDVELAGGGIRLIRVTDNGSGIHADDISLALHRHATSKIKSLTDLEHVASMGFRGEGLASIASVSRLTLTSRTESSAHANQVKAEDGKLSESGAAAHPVGTTVEVAELFFNTPARRKFLKSENTEYAHCATMLERLALAHPHIAFSLKRDGKSIFKLPAQSLNERVAAIVGDDFQTASLEIDSGEGIMRLHGFIAKPTFAKGKTDKQYCFVNRRFVRDKVMLHAVKQAYRDVLHNALTPAFVLFLDLPPEAVDVNVHPTKTEIRFRDSQAVHQLVFHTLNKALADTRADQTESVSNAGSVLHEMLGVTMPSENPSASENLSDGLNLTTPPQQQHFGGFGGKSAPAPYSAARAPQQRTLSLRESRAALNTYAELYRKTEPNEDIELSQFEQARFGAERPSENHAPHQETQAPELPPLGFAIAQLLGIYILAQAEDSLLLVDMHAAAERVNYEKMKTQRDTLGSLQSQRLLIPVTFAASHEETAALADHAEALRGFGLELSDMGGNTIAVRAVPAMLGKSDVASLARDMLREIAQNGSSQTIEARENQILSTMACHGSVRAGRQLTLPEMNALLRDMENTPRSNQCNHGRPTWVKLTLKELDALFLRGQ, from the coding sequence ATGAACCGCATCGCCGCCCTGCCCGACCATCTCGTTAACCAAATCGCCGCCGGCGAAGTGGTGGAACGCCCCGCCAGCGCCTTGAAAGAAATCGTAGAAAACAGCATCGACGCGGGGGCGACGGCGGTTGATGTCGAGCTTGCCGGCGGCGGCATCAGGCTGATCCGTGTTACCGACAACGGCAGCGGCATCCACGCCGACGACATTTCCCTCGCCCTGCACCGCCACGCCACCAGCAAAATCAAATCGCTCACCGATTTGGAACACGTTGCCAGCATGGGCTTTCGCGGCGAAGGTTTGGCCAGCATCGCATCGGTGAGCCGCCTCACGCTTACCAGCCGCACCGAAAGCAGCGCGCACGCCAATCAGGTAAAAGCGGAAGACGGCAAACTCAGCGAAAGCGGTGCGGCGGCGCACCCCGTCGGCACCACCGTGGAAGTGGCCGAGCTTTTCTTCAACACCCCCGCGCGGCGCAAGTTTTTAAAATCCGAAAACACCGAATACGCCCACTGCGCCACCATGCTCGAACGCCTCGCGCTGGCGCATCCGCATATTGCCTTTTCGCTCAAACGCGACGGTAAAAGCATCTTTAAACTGCCTGCACAAAGCCTCAACGAACGCGTCGCCGCTATCGTGGGTGACGATTTTCAGACGGCCTCTTTGGAAATCGACAGCGGCGAAGGCATCATGCGGCTTCACGGTTTTATCGCCAAACCCACCTTTGCCAAAGGCAAAACCGACAAACAATACTGCTTCGTCAACCGCCGTTTCGTGCGCGACAAAGTGATGCTGCACGCCGTAAAACAAGCCTACCGCGACGTGTTGCATAACGCCCTCACGCCCGCTTTCGTGCTGTTTCTCGACCTGCCGCCCGAAGCGGTGGACGTAAACGTGCATCCCACCAAAACCGAAATCCGTTTCCGCGACAGCCAAGCAGTACACCAACTGGTATTCCACACCCTCAACAAAGCTCTTGCCGACACCCGCGCCGACCAAACCGAAAGCGTGAGCAACGCCGGCAGCGTATTGCACGAAATGCTGGGCGTAACGATGCCGTCTGAAAACCCCAGCGCGTCGGAAAACCTTTCAGACGGCCTCAACCTGACTACGCCGCCGCAACAACAACATTTCGGCGGCTTCGGCGGCAAATCCGCACCAGCGCCCTATTCCGCCGCCCGCGCACCGCAGCAACGCACCCTCTCCCTACGCGAAAGCCGTGCCGCCTTAAACACTTATGCCGAGCTATACCGCAAAACCGAACCGAACGAAGACATCGAGCTTAGCCAGTTTGAACAAGCCCGTTTCGGAGCGGAGAGGCCGTCTGAAAACCATGCCCCGCACCAAGAAACGCAAGCACCCGAACTGCCGCCGCTAGGCTTTGCCATTGCCCAGCTTTTAGGCATCTATATTCTTGCCCAAGCCGAAGACAGCCTGCTGCTGGTGGACATGCACGCCGCCGCCGAACGGGTGAACTACGAAAAAATGAAAACCCAGCGCGACACCCTCGGCAGCCTGCAAAGCCAGCGGCTGCTGATTCCGGTAACCTTCGCCGCCAGCCACGAAGAAACCGCCGCCCTCGCCGACCACGCCGAAGCCTTGCGCGGATTCGGCTTGGAGCTTTCCGACATGGGCGGCAACACCATCGCCGTGCGTGCCGTGCCCGCCATGCTCGGCAAAAGCGACGTGGCCTCGCTCGCACGCGACATGTTGCGCGAAATCGCCCAAAACGGCAGTTCGCAAACCATCGAAGCGCGTGAAAACCAAATCCTTTCCACCATGGCCTGCCACGGCTCCGTGCGCGCCGGCCGCCAGCTTACCCTGCCGGAAATGAACGCCCTCTTGCGCGACATGGAAAACACGCCGCGCAGCAATCAATGCAACCACGGCCGCCCCACTTGGGTGAAGCTCACTTTGAAAGAATTGGACGCGCTGTTTTTGCGCGGACAGTGA